The Arachis hypogaea cultivar Tifrunner chromosome 14, arahy.Tifrunner.gnm2.J5K5, whole genome shotgun sequence genome has a segment encoding these proteins:
- the LOC112742896 gene encoding uncharacterized protein — MRGISLIGDKTLVALYDIGASHSFISFAKVEELGLKVSELAFELHVHTLHQTVMTRSSCRQVGFKLEGRDFVHDLICLPMVGLEMILGFDWLSKNRVLLDCFERSIQFMPEVENGAVIAEGYYLNYMILHCSGEECQGYALLATNALGDNQNLDQIPIVRDFPEVFPEDIPEFPPQREIEFTIELVPGAGPMSIASYRMAPIELAELKAQLEEFLNKRFI, encoded by the coding sequence ATGAGAGGTATATCTTTAATTGGTGATAAGACCTTAGTTGCATTGTATGACATTGGAGCTTCGCATTCGTTTATTTCATTTGCTAAAGTTGAGGAACTAGGCTTGAAAGTGTCAGAATTAGCATTTGAATTGCATGTACATACTCTGCATCAGACGGTTATGACTAGATCGAGTTGTAGACAAGTAGGTTTCAAACTTGAGGGTAGAGactttgtgcatgatttgatttgtttacCAATGGTTGGATTGGAGATGATAttggggtttgattggttgtcgaaAAATCGagttttgttggattgctttgagcGGTCAATTCAGTTTATGCCGGAAGTAGAAAATGGAGCAGTGATAGCTGAGGGTTACTATCTGAACTATATGATACTGCACTGTAGTGGGGAAGAGTGTCAGGGTTATGCTCTATTGGCTACAAATGCGTTAGGTGATAATCAGAACCTAGATCAAATCCCGATAGTTAGAGACTTTCCGGAGGTGTTCCCAGAAGATATTCCTGAGTTCCCACCTCAAAGAGAGATTGAATTTACGATTGAATTGGTGCCGGGAGCCGGGCCAATGTCGATTGCGTCGTATAGAATGGCTCCGATAGAGTTGGCAGAATTAAAGGCTCAGTTGGAAGAGTttctgaacaagaggttcatttga